Sequence from the Erythrolamprus reginae isolate rEryReg1 chromosome Z, rEryReg1.hap1, whole genome shotgun sequence genome:
GGAAACAGAACTATTACTGTGAGTGGATGCCTGTCCCAATATTTTTTCTTTGGGTGTTGTGTGGCTATAGAAACATTTCTCCTTGCAGCAATGTCTTATGATCGCTATTTGGCAATATGTAGACCTTTGTTATATGCCTCTGTTATGAATAGAAATCTTTGTTTCCAGCTTATAGCTGGGGCCTGGCTAAATGGTTTGATGGCTAATAGCATTGTTGTGTTTCTTATAGCTCAATTTTCCTTTTGTGGACCAAATGTAATAGACCATTATTTTTGTGATTTAAGCCCACTTGAAAAACTGTCTTGCAGTGATCCCAGCTTGCTTAAAATAATTGTTTTCCTCTTGACATTCATTTTTACACTTGCTCCATTTTTTCTGACTATTAGTTCTTACGTCTTTATCATTGGCAATATCATAAGAATCCAATCCACCATTGGAAGGCAAAAAGCCTTTTCAACCTGTTCCTCTCATCTCACAGTTGTGTGTCTCTTTTATGGAGCAATTATAATTGTATACATGTTACCAGATATCCCCCCTCTGAGACAGCTTAATAAAATCTTCTCCATTTTTTATACAATTCTAACTCCTCTGGCCAATCCACTCATCTACActttaagaaataaagaaattcaCAAAGCCTTTTGGCGTGTTCAGGGCAAATTGAACACTTTTTTTGGGAAGGAGTTCTTTGAAGACATTCCTTCTTCTTCAGTACTAAGCATTTTAAATATAGTTGCTAAACCAGAGATAGTTATCAGAGGCAAGCAGAGCTCCTTTTTATCCTGTTGATGAATAGGGAGGAAGGAACTTATATTATCAATTTTGTATATCAGTCATGATTTGTTTATAGGTTAAGCAATGTTGCTTAACATATTGAAGTCTCTTTTCAATTTTACTATAACTTATAAAGATCATCAGTTTTCTGTTTCAGAGATACAAAATTGATGTAGATACTGAATATCCAAATTGGGCTATGGATTGCTTAAGTCATTTGCAGAAACAGATGCTATTAAATTTTCCTAAGTCTTTCTAAAGATtctgggtccaaagacgggctacaagaatggtggaaggtcttaagtataaaacgtatcaggaaagacttaatgaactcaatctgtatagtctggaggacagaaggaaaaggggggacatgatagaaacatttaaatatcttaaagggttaaataaggtccaggaaggaagtgtttttaataggaaagtgaacacaagaacaaggggacacaatctgaggttagttgggggaaagatcaaaagcaacatgagaaagtagtagatccttggaacaaacttccagcagacgtggtagttaaatccacagtaactgaatttaaacatgcctgggataaacatatatccatcctaagataaaatacagaaaatagtataagggcagactagatggaccatggggtctttttctgccgtcagacttctatgtttctatgtttctatgtttccctcgTTATAAAtaatgcatgagtcaaaaagagggctgttaaaatatttacagacccctcacaccctgtacataaactgtttcaactcctaccttcaaaacaatgctatagagcactatacaccagaacaactagacacaagtacagatttttccaaaatgccatcattctgctaaacaaataattccctcagcactgtcaaactatttactaagtctacattACTACTAATCTTCTTATCGTtcccattacccatctcctcccactaattactgtatgactgtagctttgttgtttgtatccttacaatttatattgactggttcctaatatgatttgattgcttattcgtATCcagtgactatcattaagtgttgtatcttatgattcttgacaaatgtatattttcttttatgtacactgagagcctacgcaccaaggcaaattccaatcccacttgggcaataaaaaaaatctattctatataAGCTTTCTTTCAAAGTGGTATCAGACTTATCCTATTGATGATAGTTTTAACTTCACAGTTTATCAATTTCTGAACATTTCTTGGCTGTTCCTTTCTCTTTGTAATGCTGTTACCAATGTGTGTCTAGAATATGAattgatttctattttaaaaaaattaaaaagacgtCATGTTCTTTAATATTTCAATCTTTGTTTTTAAGGTATAGAAATGTACCAGTTATGACTGCTAGCACATTTTTAGGAACAATAATTACTTCTactactttaataaatatttttcatagTAAGAAAGGAATAGCaaaaatgcaccatattttttggagtataagacacaccttagttttttgggaggacaatggggggggggggggaatctgcctaacagatattcatctggctagtgtcctcagtttagccagcttcagcacattattttatccactgattagggcttttaaaagaacattattctgagagagtaacttCCAAAAAGCTTggaagccaataagagctgggaacacagttagcacctagttagggctggaaagaaacatctggagcaagtagagcaatgaaaaagcctgcaaagccttagggcttgggaaacattcttcacagagagaaacaatgaaagagcctgcaaggtaagagctgggaagatcattatcacctagttagggctggaaaaaaaagagcctaaaaaaaaagagctacattttcagcctcttttagggaggaaaaagttgcatcttatactctgaaaaatatggtaattaggtATTTTTGACTTTCATTTGAATCTGGACTTTTATAGATTACAAGATAGGTCCATATAATTTCTTAATTACATGTTGGAATTGGATTGACAATACTTTCTGTTAGTACAAACATAACAGTTTGggttggaaatatatatataaacaagctgATAATGAATGCTCGCTTATATTGAAGCACTACAGCTTTAAGAATTAGTGTTggagattgccataagagggagtcaGAAGAGTGATTCTCTTTGTGTGTctctgttatttttctttttgttattgcTGATTCATTTTGACTGCTGTGGTAAGAACTGGATGTTCGATGATAATTTACATGTAAGCTGTACAAGTAACACTTGTAttattgttaatgtattgagagttattgactgatctgattgtgtatgactggactgtttaacttgactataATATTTGTAAAGTAAATACCATTTTATATACTTTAATGTACCTAgtttgtatgactgaaccattactcaCATCTCCGGAATATCTGCTAGACTTCCACATTTTtctttgtgcatgtgcatccttgataactcaggggtcactctgcATACTTGTTAACAAGTATGATcttcttctgttgtggttagctctggcccagctcctgccccaaggactgtggatgtgggggagacatccacatgctgcaggcctgttttgccctcagtggaatctgatgatgaaggctcctctgaccaagaagacatgagtcacagggaggaggagagtgtggcggagagctcagaaggagatcaattatctagctcctccttggattcagaacaagagttaatgatacagtcaggcatgcggagagcgatgcataggcaacaacaactgagagattattatcaaagaaaatgaggccacctgtggttgggtggggctgtggtaattagtgaggctgctataaatagcagcctgtgggtttggccattgtggaggattatctgatcgttgtgtttcgtgactgctttactgactttgaccttttgtgtgctgatttttccctgctttgaaactaaaccagggcaaaatgtgtttccctttgtgaaagaagaaggactgtgaattgcctcacagctgcaagctaagtatcacagaactgataagggacttgtacaaattaccagttacAAAttacaagtgctctttgctataccaagtgaattttcattataaagaacattgttttgaattttcaaacgtgtgtgtgtctgaaattgtctctgtgcatttgtgggaggattctatcagagagctcgacagaacatcttCTAAGGACTATAAGACAATGATTGGACCATAATCACCAAGTTGTTGAAGAATAGAAGACTCAGTCACTACACTCCTAGGGCAGTATCTGTAGACTCTTTCTATAgactcttttttaatactagccTACAATAAGCACCTCCTGTTATTACAAtttcttaatataattaactGGGTTAATAAAGAATTAAGAatcatttttaataatttgaGATGCATTTTCATTAAGTTTCAACTCACTGTCCAGCTGATTGTGTGCTTTCCAAGGCTCTGCACAAATTTCACAAATATTACCACAACTTTTGTTCCTTTTGTTCATTTGCTTCTCCTTTATTCTTCAAAGCTCCAACTTCTTCTGTTCTTCAGAAGAATCTCCTTTTGTTTCTCCAAGTGTTTATTACCAGAGGTgagttcttcctggtttggatcGGTTTGTAAAGACTGGTAGTGATCCAGTCACAGCGACATCATGGAATCTGTTTGGTTGGTGCCGgcctgtgggtgctgccatcttttgttcattttttcattttaaaaatatttctaatgttttttttcttctgagcatgtgcagaagctgagtttccagaactgtgcatgcagtcgccatcttgtttttggctttttggtt
This genomic interval carries:
- the LOC139153898 gene encoding olfactory receptor 5G9-like, yielding MLNGNKENETSITSFILLGLGNNTELWPFLFLLFLVLYLVTITGNLIIVLLVAIDQQLHTPMYFFLGNLSCLETFYSSTILPKMLGNLLTGNRTITVSGCLSQYFFFGCCVAIETFLLAAMSYDRYLAICRPLLYASVMNRNLCFQLIAGAWLNGLMANSIVVFLIAQFSFCGPNVIDHYFCDLSPLEKLSCSDPSLLKIIVFLLTFIFTLAPFFLTISSYVFIIGNIIRIQSTIGRQKAFSTCSSHLTVVCLFYGAIIIVYMLPDIPPLRQLNKIFSIFYTILTPLANPLIYTLRNKEIHKAFWRVQGKLNTFFGKEFFEDIPSSSVLSILNIVAKPEIVIRGKQSSFLSC